From the Phyllostomus discolor isolate MPI-MPIP mPhyDis1 chromosome 7, mPhyDis1.pri.v3, whole genome shotgun sequence genome, one window contains:
- the LOC114501890 gene encoding polyadenylate-binding protein 2-like, whose translation MRSSTVCRGPDGLIQASWVSSVVLQKELEAFKARVRETEEEAEKLKELQNEVEKQMTMSPPPGNAGPVITSTEEQTEADAPSICVGNVDYGATAEELEAHFHGCGSVNRVTIFCDKFSGRPKGFAYTEFSNSQ comes from the coding sequence ATGAGATCCTCGACCGTCTGCAGAGGCCCAGACGGGTTGATTCAGGCATCATGGGTGTCTAGTGTTGTTCTACAGAAGGAGCTGGAAGCTTTCAAAGCTCGAGTCAGGGAAAcggaggaagaagcagaaaagctaaaggagctacAGAACGAGGTAGAGAAGCAGATGACTATGAGTCCACCTCCAGGCAATGCTGGCCCAGTGATCACATCCACTGAGGAGCAGACGGAAGCGGATGCCCCTTCCATCTGTGTTGGCAACGTGGACTACGGTGCAACGGCGGAAGAGCTGGAAGCACACTTTCATGGCTGTGGTTCAGTTAACCGAGTTACCATATTTTGTGACAAATTTAGTGGCCGTCCCAAAGGGTTTGCATATACAGAGTTCTCAAACAGTCAGTGA